Part of the Candidatus Binatia bacterium genome is shown below.
CCACCGGCATCGCCACGCCCAGTCTCGATGCCCTCGTCGTCGAAAAGATGGGCCTGCGCCGCGACATTCGCAGGCTGCCGATCTTCGGGCTGGGCTGCGCCGGCGGTGTCGTGGGACTCACCCGCGCCGCCGAACTGGCCACGGCCCATCCCGGCAGCCGCGTGCTGTTCCTGGCCGTGGAGCTTTGCGCACTCACCTTTCGTAAGGACGACATTTCCAAGAGCAATATCGTCGCCACCGCGCTGTTCGGCGACGGCGCAGCCGGCGCCATTCTCTCGACCGAAGGCAACGGCACTGCGATCGGCCCAGGCGGCGAATACACCTGGCCCAATTCGCTCGACATTATGGGCTGGGAAGTGGAGGAGGACGGGCTGAAGGCACGCTTTGCGCAAAGCATTCCCTCGCTCGTCGCCCGTGACTTCAAATCCATCCTGCACACTTTTCTGCATGCCAACGATCTGCGCCTCGGCGACATCGACGGCTTT
Proteins encoded:
- a CDS encoding 3-oxoacyl-[acyl-carrier-protein] synthase III C-terminal domain-containing protein, producing the protein TGIATPSLDALVVEKMGLRRDIRRLPIFGLGCAGGVVGLTRAAELATAHPGSRVLFLAVELCALTFRKDDISKSNIVATALFGDGAAGAILSTEGNGTAIGPGGEYTWPNSLDIMGWEVEEDGLKARFAQSIPSLVARDFKSILHTFLHANDLRLGDIDGFACHPGGAKVLDALEDAFGIPRGALTESRGVLRDYGNMSAVTALFVLERMNWRDTARRTMMTALGPGFSAVFLMIGGL